In the genome of Chryseobacterium arthrosphaerae, one region contains:
- a CDS encoding Crp/Fnr family transcriptional regulator has translation MIKDYFQSFNLFSEDEIKEFLQLFELRKVSKNDYFIREGERCKEVGFIQSGIFRSFYMSDDGKDMTYCFRFPNHMIAAYSSFISGGLSKENMQAITDAEVLVLKKETVDEWVQDHVNWTRFVKIIAEQEYLELETRFFQLQRDSAAQRYSTLLSNHPDYIQNIPLQYLASYLGITQRHLSRIRKEITF, from the coding sequence ATGATAAAGGACTATTTTCAGAGTTTTAACCTTTTTTCTGAAGATGAAATTAAAGAATTCCTACAGCTTTTCGAGTTGAGAAAAGTCAGTAAAAATGATTATTTCATCCGCGAAGGTGAGCGGTGTAAAGAAGTAGGTTTCATACAGTCCGGTATTTTCCGTTCCTTTTATATGTCTGATGATGGGAAGGATATGACTTATTGCTTCAGGTTTCCCAATCACATGATTGCAGCCTATTCTTCATTTATTTCAGGAGGTCTGAGTAAAGAAAATATGCAGGCTATTACTGATGCAGAGGTGTTGGTACTGAAAAAAGAAACAGTGGATGAATGGGTACAGGATCACGTGAACTGGACCCGCTTTGTAAAGATCATTGCCGAACAGGAATACCTTGAGCTTGAGACCCGTTTTTTCCAGCTTCAAAGGGATAGTGCTGCCCAGCGCTATTCCACATTGCTGAGCAATCATCCTGATTATATTCAGAATATCCCACTGCAGTATCTGGCTTCTTACCTTGGCATTACCCAAAGACACCTGAGCCGGATCAGAAAAGAAATTACTTTTTAG
- a CDS encoding helix-turn-helix domain-containing protein, translating into MKHKITTYDLSDVSQHNFLVERIEKRTEKHEEFLIDKGVHRDSHYIFTCMESGHVRMMVDFKIIESRGATIFCVLPGQVHQGLLMENVSGWFVAVKTDSVPDVVRAVFEESLVEILPLPLDQNWTEKIHAAASLLKSYCTDDALASREGFLVIQSLLNAYMGMFSHLYLRKNSLEILAEKRSSQLTRAFRILVRKEFKTMKSPSEYAESLHISRGYLTEVIREVTGNSAQYYIHQEVLIEAKRLLAFTHLTVKEIAYELGYNDHTYFSRLFSKLEGQSPSQFRASNKNQG; encoded by the coding sequence ATGAAGCACAAGATTACCACTTATGACCTCAGTGATGTTTCTCAGCATAACTTTTTAGTGGAAAGAATAGAGAAACGTACTGAAAAGCATGAAGAATTCCTTATCGATAAGGGAGTACACCGGGACAGTCATTACATTTTCACCTGTATGGAAAGCGGCCATGTAAGAATGATGGTAGATTTTAAGATTATTGAATCCAGAGGTGCCACCATTTTCTGTGTGCTTCCCGGACAGGTACATCAGGGACTGCTGATGGAGAACGTCTCAGGATGGTTCGTTGCTGTAAAAACAGATAGTGTACCTGATGTAGTGCGTGCCGTATTTGAAGAGTCTCTGGTGGAAATCCTCCCCTTGCCTTTAGATCAAAACTGGACAGAAAAAATACACGCTGCTGCCAGCCTGCTAAAGAGCTACTGTACAGATGATGCACTGGCTTCCAGGGAGGGTTTTCTGGTCATTCAGTCTTTGCTCAATGCCTATATGGGAATGTTTTCTCATCTCTATCTCCGTAAAAATTCCCTTGAAATATTGGCTGAAAAGCGTTCTTCCCAACTGACAAGGGCATTCAGGATTCTGGTAAGAAAAGAGTTCAAAACAATGAAAAGTCCATCAGAATATGCTGAATCCTTACATATCTCCCGGGGGTATCTGACGGAAGTTATCCGTGAGGTCACAGGAAATTCTGCCCAGTATTATATTCATCAGGAAGTCTTAATAGAAGCCAAAAGACTCTTAGCTTTCACCCATCTTACCGTAAAAGAAATTGCTTATGAACTGGGGTATAATGATCATACCTATTTCAGCCGTTTATTTTCCAAACTGGAGGGGCAGTCTCCGTCACAGTTCAGGGCGAGCAATAAAAACCAGGGATAA
- a CDS encoding ferredoxin reductase domain-containing protein has product MPSLPKWINDTVENVWSSKFKDCTVTEIKKITDHLCCIRFAADLQDVHFEPAYAIGIRVNDRDFRNYSPFNFNTITNTFDVLFHLHDHEAAGNSFVNQLARGQSVKILMPRGKRFFEPDTQIHFSIGDETSLGSSLSIQQAAEELKQTFVCLHELETPAVLEELGLYGYHTPKNNTMDIIEVLTGFLKEEKQAVDHDQVTFYLTGNGTRMPAVRNFLKAKGVSSRCIRSQAYWIKGKKGL; this is encoded by the coding sequence ATGCCTAGTTTACCTAAATGGATCAATGATACGGTGGAAAATGTATGGTCTTCAAAATTTAAAGACTGTACCGTTACTGAAATAAAAAAAATCACTGATCATCTGTGCTGCATACGTTTTGCCGCAGATCTTCAGGATGTTCATTTTGAACCGGCCTATGCCATTGGAATAAGAGTTAATGACAGGGATTTCCGGAACTATTCTCCTTTCAATTTCAACACAATAACCAATACTTTTGATGTCCTGTTCCATCTTCATGATCATGAGGCTGCGGGCAATAGTTTTGTCAATCAACTGGCTAGAGGTCAATCTGTAAAAATTTTAATGCCAAGGGGAAAACGTTTTTTTGAGCCTGACACTCAGATTCATTTTTCCATAGGGGATGAAACGTCATTGGGAAGTTCACTTTCCATACAGCAGGCTGCTGAAGAATTGAAACAGACCTTTGTATGCCTTCACGAGCTGGAAACTCCGGCTGTATTGGAAGAGCTGGGCTTATATGGCTATCATACCCCTAAAAACAACACAATGGATATCATTGAAGTGCTTACCGGATTTCTGAAAGAAGAAAAACAGGCTGTGGATCATGATCAGGTTACCTTTTACCTTACCGGAAACGGGACAAGAATGCCTGCTGTAAGAAATTTCCTTAAGGCAAAAGGTGTCTCTTCCAGATGTATCAGATCACAGGCTTACTGGATCAAAGGGAAAAAAGGGCTCTAA
- a CDS encoding aminopeptidase P family protein, protein MTSKEKVAALRVEMQKNNVDAFIVYSADPHMSEYLPEEWQERAWLSGFLGSAGFVVVTKDKAGLWTDGRYFTQAAIELEGSGIDLFKDGMEGTPNYIDWIISEIPAGGKVAVNALAASNANWELLTQKLNSKNISLADLPLLKEVWKERGTASANPIYAHPVERAGKSVADKIAAIRQKMEEQEATVHIISSLDDVAWTLNLRGSDVDCNPVFLGYIVITKNDAVLFTGLEKMDVEARKQMDDSFVKMMPYEEFYNYLKTFKNEKVLVSPNTNQQIFATLQAENQFIKAPVPGNLMKAQKNEAELEGFRKVMVRDGVAMVKFLYWLTQNAGKEAMNEYSIGEKLRSFRAEGENFVGESFGSIIGYKDNGAIMHYSAKKEGSKEVTNEDTILVDSGGQYLEGTTDITRTFALGTASDEFKRNSTLVLQGLIRLSMVKFPKGTKGVHLDAIARLPLWMEGKDFNHGTGHGVGSFMNVHEGPQNIRKDLNPQDLLPGMVCSNEPGYYLEGHYGIRHENLIAVKEAEKTIHGTFYEFETLTFCPFFRDTIVKEILSEQEIAWLNAYHKTCEEKLAPHLEGDVKEWFLQLVSPL, encoded by the coding sequence ATGACTTCAAAGGAAAAAGTTGCTGCGCTTCGTGTAGAAATGCAGAAAAATAATGTTGATGCATTTATAGTATATTCTGCAGATCCGCATATGAGCGAGTATCTTCCCGAAGAATGGCAGGAGAGAGCATGGCTTTCAGGATTCCTGGGTTCTGCAGGTTTTGTGGTGGTTACAAAAGATAAAGCCGGTCTTTGGACGGATGGAAGATATTTTACACAAGCCGCTATCGAACTGGAAGGTTCAGGAATTGACCTTTTCAAAGACGGAATGGAAGGAACCCCGAATTATATCGACTGGATCATTTCTGAAATTCCCGCAGGAGGAAAAGTGGCTGTGAATGCTTTAGCTGCTTCTAATGCTAACTGGGAACTGCTTACCCAGAAGTTGAATTCAAAAAATATCAGCCTGGCAGATCTTCCGCTTTTAAAAGAAGTTTGGAAAGAGAGAGGTACGGCATCAGCCAATCCTATCTACGCCCATCCTGTAGAAAGAGCTGGAAAATCCGTTGCAGATAAAATTGCTGCCATCCGTCAGAAAATGGAGGAGCAGGAAGCTACGGTGCATATTATTTCCAGTCTGGATGATGTAGCCTGGACGCTGAATTTGAGAGGAAGTGATGTAGACTGCAACCCTGTCTTCCTGGGATATATCGTTATTACTAAAAATGATGCGGTTTTGTTTACAGGACTGGAAAAAATGGACGTAGAAGCCAGAAAGCAAATGGACGATTCTTTCGTAAAGATGATGCCATACGAAGAGTTCTACAACTACCTGAAAACATTCAAAAATGAAAAAGTGCTGGTTTCTCCCAATACGAACCAGCAGATATTTGCTACGCTACAGGCAGAAAATCAGTTTATCAAAGCTCCGGTTCCCGGAAATCTGATGAAAGCACAGAAAAACGAAGCTGAGCTGGAAGGATTCAGAAAAGTAATGGTAAGAGACGGGGTAGCAATGGTGAAATTCCTTTACTGGCTGACGCAGAATGCCGGCAAAGAAGCAATGAATGAATATTCTATCGGTGAAAAACTGAGAAGCTTCCGTGCTGAAGGAGAAAATTTTGTGGGAGAAAGCTTCGGCTCTATCATAGGATATAAAGATAATGGTGCCATCATGCACTATTCTGCCAAGAAAGAAGGAAGTAAAGAAGTTACCAATGAAGACACGATCCTTGTAGATTCAGGAGGCCAGTATCTGGAGGGAACTACAGATATCACAAGAACTTTTGCATTGGGAACAGCTTCGGATGAATTTAAAAGAAATTCAACATTGGTATTGCAGGGGCTGATCCGCTTATCTATGGTGAAATTCCCGAAAGGTACCAAAGGCGTTCATCTGGATGCTATCGCAAGACTTCCTTTATGGATGGAAGGTAAGGATTTCAACCATGGAACAGGACATGGAGTGGGAAGCTTCATGAACGTTCACGAAGGACCTCAGAATATCAGAAAAGACCTAAACCCTCAGGATCTTCTTCCGGGAATGGTATGTTCAAACGAACCCGGATACTATTTGGAAGGCCATTACGGAATCCGTCATGAGAACCTTATTGCGGTAAAAGAAGCAGAGAAAACCATTCACGGAACATTCTACGAATTTGAAACATTGACGTTCTGCCCGTTCTTCAGGGATACCATAGTGAAAGAAATACTTTCAGAACAGGAAATTGCCTGGCTAAACGCTTATCATAAGACCTGTGAAGAGAAACTGGCACCTCATCTTGAAGGTGATGTTAAAGAATGGTTCCTGCAATTGGTAAGCCCTCTTTAA
- a CDS encoding DUF6526 family protein, producing MKQQNYKNHRKFYPPHHFVYLPILILLEISGIYKIWDDRENQLTWILFSIVIFLLFYLAIMTRQHYALGLQNRMVILEFKQRYYEVFNIRSDETADKLRFDQIAALRFTYDDEFKELLYRALHENISGDEIKRSIKNWKPDLLRI from the coding sequence ATGAAACAGCAGAATTACAAAAACCACAGGAAATTTTATCCGCCCCATCATTTTGTTTATTTACCGATCCTGATCTTATTGGAGATTTCCGGAATTTATAAAATATGGGATGACCGTGAAAACCAACTGACCTGGATCTTATTTTCTATTGTAATATTCCTGCTTTTTTACCTGGCAATAATGACCAGACAGCATTATGCTTTGGGACTTCAAAACCGTATGGTGATTCTTGAGTTTAAGCAGCGTTATTATGAAGTTTTCAATATAAGATCTGATGAAACTGCAGATAAACTAAGATTTGACCAGATTGCTGCCTTAAGGTTTACCTATGATGATGAATTTAAAGAGCTGCTGTACAGGGCTCTTCATGAAAATATTTCAGGAGACGAGATCAAGAGATCAATCAAAAACTGGAAACCTGACCTGCTCAGAATTTAA
- a CDS encoding phosphatidate cytidylyltransferase, which yields MKKWSIYSMTILSLLTLTSCEAVGTIFKAGMWWGILLVCIIAAILLLIFSRGKNS from the coding sequence ATGAAAAAGTGGAGCATTTACAGTATGACGATATTAAGCTTGTTGACATTAACAAGCTGTGAGGCCGTAGGAACGATTTTTAAAGCCGGAATGTGGTGGGGAATTCTCTTAGTCTGTATCATTGCAGCAATTCTTTTACTTATTTTTTCGAGGGGTAAAAACTCTTAA
- a CDS encoding DNA topoisomerase IB: protein MEKNTEVEIISHLKPSKIVKIMKDPEASAKAVHLVYTTDADTAGITRKKTGKKYSYYKDGEKIRDKDEITRINKLVIPPAWENVWICALENGHLQATGFDVKKRKQYRYHPLWSALRNHTKFYRMLQFGYALPNMRLHIEQDLALRNFEKRKILALIVSLMQRTNIRIGNNVYEKLYGSFGLTTLKDKHVEVKGQKIIFSFKGKKGVMHHVDLRNKKLARLVQKCKDIPGKELFQYLDDEGNRHSVDSGMVNDYIKEISGEDFTAKDFRTWSGTVSALIAFKEIGYAENNTEYKKKVKEALDIVADHLGNTTAVCRKYYVHPLVINLYENNTIKKYLDELDVIEENDGKASLTKEEKLVLKILENEKL from the coding sequence ATGGAGAAGAATACAGAGGTAGAGATCATTTCTCATTTAAAGCCTTCAAAAATTGTTAAAATCATGAAGGACCCGGAAGCTTCTGCAAAGGCGGTACACCTTGTATATACTACCGATGCAGACACAGCCGGGATTACCCGTAAGAAAACAGGGAAGAAATATTCTTATTACAAAGACGGAGAAAAAATCCGGGATAAGGATGAAATCACAAGGATCAACAAGCTGGTCATTCCTCCGGCCTGGGAAAACGTATGGATCTGTGCTCTGGAAAACGGCCATCTTCAGGCTACAGGTTTTGATGTAAAGAAAAGAAAGCAGTACCGCTATCACCCTTTATGGAGTGCCTTGCGAAATCACACAAAATTTTACAGGATGCTTCAGTTCGGGTATGCGTTACCCAATATGAGACTTCATATTGAACAGGACCTTGCGTTGCGGAATTTTGAAAAACGTAAAATATTGGCTCTGATCGTCAGCCTTATGCAGAGAACCAATATCCGTATCGGGAACAATGTCTATGAAAAGTTATACGGATCTTTCGGATTGACAACCTTAAAAGATAAACACGTAGAAGTAAAGGGGCAGAAAATCATCTTCTCGTTCAAAGGAAAAAAGGGAGTCATGCACCATGTGGATCTCAGAAACAAAAAACTGGCAAGGCTGGTTCAGAAGTGCAAGGATATTCCCGGAAAGGAACTTTTTCAGTATCTTGATGATGAAGGAAACCGGCATTCTGTAGATTCCGGAATGGTGAATGATTATATCAAAGAAATAAGCGGTGAAGATTTTACGGCTAAAGATTTCAGGACATGGTCCGGAACGGTAAGTGCCCTGATCGCATTTAAAGAGATCGGGTATGCAGAAAATAACACGGAATATAAAAAGAAGGTAAAGGAAGCCCTGGATATCGTAGCAGACCATCTTGGCAATACCACTGCCGTATGCCGGAAATATTATGTGCATCCTCTGGTCATCAACCTGTATGAAAATAATACCATCAAAAAATACCTTGATGAGCTGGATGTGATAGAGGAAAACGATGGAAAAGCCAGCCTTACCAAAGAAGAAAAGCTTGTTCTGAAGATCCTGGAAAACGAAAAACTGTAG
- a CDS encoding helix-turn-helix domain-containing protein, translating to MEVLSNFQYKKLFLPNITEKILANNADIQLYRIENYLKGILMPVIPYRTTFNFIIFVTNGHIRQYLENKEYHAEKGGVIFIKQGTITATVELSDDIEGFFLAYENNILSEQELPKHKSSIFFMTPFLNLDSLTYGTITQLLPIMEQELWLNNLNINHVVITMLHLILIKMLSTDSDTHHKSATRPMELSLQFRDLLFKYHVGEKRVAFYADKLSVTESYLNKCVKGVTQKSPKQWINEIDINYSKALLHSSKDIAEIAYELNFHTASHFTQLFKKIAGITPKEYRIQFLNNRVVG from the coding sequence ATGGAAGTATTATCCAATTTTCAATATAAAAAACTTTTTCTTCCGAATATCACGGAGAAAATATTAGCCAATAATGCGGATATACAGCTTTACCGTATCGAAAACTACCTTAAGGGAATTCTGATGCCGGTGATTCCGTACCGTACAACCTTTAATTTTATTATTTTCGTTACAAACGGACACATCAGACAGTATCTTGAAAACAAAGAATACCACGCTGAAAAAGGAGGGGTGATCTTTATCAAACAGGGAACCATTACGGCTACCGTAGAGCTTTCTGATGATATTGAAGGTTTTTTCCTGGCCTACGAAAATAATATCCTCTCCGAACAGGAATTGCCCAAACATAAAAGCAGTATTTTTTTTATGACCCCTTTCCTGAATCTGGACAGTCTGACCTACGGGACGATTACTCAGCTTTTACCCATCATGGAGCAGGAATTATGGCTCAATAATCTGAATATTAATCATGTGGTGATTACAATGCTTCACCTTATTCTCATTAAAATGCTGAGTACAGATTCAGATACCCATCACAAATCTGCAACCCGCCCGATGGAGCTCTCTCTTCAGTTCCGGGATCTGCTGTTCAAATACCATGTCGGTGAAAAGCGGGTGGCTTTCTATGCCGATAAACTGTCTGTTACAGAAAGTTATCTGAATAAATGTGTGAAAGGAGTGACCCAGAAATCTCCGAAACAATGGATCAACGAGATTGATATCAATTACAGCAAAGCACTGCTGCATTCAAGCAAAGATATTGCAGAAATTGCTTATGAACTGAATTTCCATACCGCTTCCCATTTTACCCAGCTCTTCAAAAAAATTGCAGGAATTACCCCGAAAGAATATAGAATCCAGTTTTTAAATAATAGAGTTGTGGGATAG